The sequence below is a genomic window from Chryseobacterium foetidum.
AAGACTCCAAAGGCTGGTTCGTAGATTCAATTTGGACTGTTTAAATAAGTTTTAATATCTTGATTAGAGTTTAGTAAAAAAATTGTGAACTCCGTGTCTGGATTTTATTGGGCATAAACACTTAAATATACGAGTGTTCGTTTTTTACCACAATGCAAAATATGTAGTGTTTTTGTCATTCTGTAAGAATCTATAATGCTTTGTTTTAAGTCTGTTGAAATTCCTACGGAATGACAAACAAACTGTAAAATTAAGTCATTATCAATTACGGACAGTCATTTTAATATAACTAAAAACAAGCTTCATTGATCTTATACGAGCAAAGCGGCTTAGTGAACCTTTCAAAAGTTAGCAATAAAAATTCTCTGTGAACTCTGTGTTCAGATTTACACCAAACAAAATAAATTAAACTGAAAATAATGGAAACAACAATATCAGCTGAAAAAAGAGGTCAGGATCTTACGGCCTCCGAAAGATTTACCCAAGTCAGAAACCGTTCGGTAGATATTTGCAGACCCCTCGAAACTGAAGATTACGTAGTACAGCCCATTGTTGATGTGAGTCCGCCCAAATGGCATTTAGGTCATACTACATGGTTTTTTGAAACCTTTTTGTTGCTGCCCCATTTCCCGGACTATAAAGTTTTTGATGAACAATATAATTTTGTTTTTAACAGCTATTATGAAACAATAGGAGCGAGGGTAATCCGCACAGACAGAGGAAATTTAAGCCGTCCGTCGGTAGCTGATGTTTTCAAATACCGTGAATATGTAGACGGTCACATGAATGATTTTCTCAACAGCAGCTTTTTTAAAGACGAACTTGAAGCATTGGTACAATTAGGTTTAAATCACGAAGAACAGCATCAGGAACTGTTGGTCACCGACATCAAATATATTTTGGGACACAACCCGCTCTTCCCCGCATACACCAATGAACAAGTGAGAGAAAAACGCCCTGAAGTTTCCGCAGAAATGATTCAGATCCCTGAAGGTGTTTATGATATTGGTTTTAAAGGTGAAGGATTCTGTTTTGATAACGAACTGGGCGGACATAAAGTCTATCTCAATGATTATGAAATTTCCACTGAACCGGTAACCAACCGTGAATACCTGGAATTTATGATTGAAGGAGGTTACAAAGATTTCAGACACTGGCATGCCGAGGGCTGGGACTGGGTTAAAATGAACAGTGCCCATTCACCGCTCTACTGGCACAATGTCGACGGAGTCTGGATGAATTACACATTTAACGGATTACAGGAAATTGATCTTTCAGAACCTGTCTGTCACATCAGTTTTTTTGAAGCTTCAGCATTTGCATCATGGAAAGGCATGAGACTGCCCACAGAAGCAGAGTGGGAGGTTGCCAGCGACCATTTCGACTGGGGAAGACGCTGGGAATGGACCAATTCTGCCTACCTTCCATATCCTGGATTTAAAAAAGAAGCCGGAGCAGTAGGAGAGTATAATGGTAAATTTATGGTCAATCAGATGGTCCTCCGCGGAGCTTCAGAAGCCACCCCGCCCGACCACAGCCGCAAAACCTACCGTAATTTTTTCCCGACAGGATTGCAGTGGCAGTTCACGGGAATACGATTGGCGAAGTGATTCGGGATTCGGGATGCGGGGTTCGGGATTGAGGGTTCATGATGCGAGATTTAAGATTCAAGATTCAAGGTTTGGGATGCGGGATTCGAGTTTCGTGATGCGGGATTCGAGTTTCGGGATAGATTCGAGCTTCATGATGCGAGATTTAAGATTCAAGATTCAAAGTTCAAGGTTCGTGATGCGGGATTCGAGTTTCGTGATGCGGGATTCGAGTTTGGTGCTGCGGGATACGATATACGGGGTTTATGATGCGAGATTTAAGATTTAAGATTCAAGATTCAAGGTTCGGGATGCGGGATTCGAGTTTGGTGATGCGGGGTTCAAGTTTCGGGATGCGAGGTTCGAGTTTCGGGATACGAGATTCGAGCTTCATGATGCGAGATTTACGATTCAAGGTTCAGGATTCGGGATTTAAAAATAGAGTTTCTGGGTCAAGCGTTTCGTCAATTCAATTTCACCCCGAACGGACGTGACCTAGCATCCCTCATCCAACCCCCGCATCCCGAAACATACATCGCACATCGCACATCAATCATCAATCATCAATCATCCGACACCGCGCATCCCGCACCTCGAAACACGCATCCCGTATCAATTATCAATCATCATTTATCAATCACACAACCTCCCGCATCCCGAAACACACATCGCACATCAATCATCAATCATCAATCATCCGACACCGCGCATCCCACATCCCACATCCCGCACCCCGAAACACGCATCCCGCATCAGTCATCAGTCATCAATTATCAATTATCAATTATCAATCATCCAACCTCCCGCACCCCCTCACTTAAACCTATGATTCGCATCGCTGCTCACAAACATCGTATTTTTCTCTTCGGAAATAATATCGATAAAGCGTTCATAATGTTTCAGCACGTCTGAGATCAGTTCATTTTTGGTGAATAATTTTACATCATAACCCTCCCTGTTGTCGCCAAAATAAGATTTTGGAAAATAGACACGGTTTTCTTCGGCATCGGGCAGATTCTCTTCATTCAGGAGAAATTCAGATACCATTTTAGACTCACTTCTTACTCCGTAGATGAAATTATTGATGAGGTCATATCTGATCTCAATTTCCAGTTGTTTAGGATTTTCGTCTGCATTAATTTTAGCATCGATTCCGTTCGCTTTAAATTCGTTTAAAAGATCTTCGAAAGCATCATTTGCGGTAGTTTCAATATACTGATCTGCAGATGCCACATCTTTAAAGGAGACAATCTGCTTCAGTCTTTCTTTCCAGTGCTCCCCAGACCAGGGAACGGTGGTGGAGGCAAAATCTTTTTCGTAATAATTTTTATCGATCATCAGAGCCTTAACCAGACTCACAATGAACAGAAGCATAATAACAGAAAAGGGCAGGGCGGTGATGAGGGTCATGCTCTGCAAAGCTGCCAATCCGCCTGCATTCAAAAGCATGAGGGCGAGTACCGAGAGCAATATTCCCCAACCGACGGTTTGCCATTTGGGAGAAATTCTGGCATTTTTTGTGGCGATATTGTTCATTACAAAAATCCCGCTGTCGGCAGAGGTAACGAAGAAAATTAAAATAATGAGGATCACAAAAAGGCTCATCAATTCTGTGAAAGGCAGGTATTCCAAAAACTTAAACATAAGTCCGTCTGCATCGCTGGCCATTGCGCTCAAGGCACCTTCAGCACCATTCATATCCAGCCAGATCGCAGTATTTCCGAAAACCGACATCCAGATAAAATTAAAAAGGGTAGGAAGAATTAAAACAGCGGAAACAAATTCTCTGATGGTGCGGCCTTTTGAAATCCTTGCGATAAAAAGTCCCACATACGGCGACCATGATATCCACCATGCCCAGTACAGAATCGTCCAGTCATAAAACCAGGTCTGTGTTCCTTCTTCATAGACGTGTGTATTGAAAGTGAGCGAGAAAAAGCTGTTGAGATAGGTTCCGATTCCTTCGGTAAAACTTCCGACCAGATAAACCGTAGGTCCTGCAATTAACACAAATAACAGCAAAATAACTACCGCAATAATATTGATTTTACTCAGTAATTTCACTCCTTTATCCAGGCCGCTGACTGCTGATAATACAGATAAGCTCACCAAAACTGCTACAATAACTGCCTGATACAGAAAACCTGTTTCAGGAAGAATATTCATTTTCACCAATCCTGAATTGATCTGCACTACGCCAAATCCGAGGGTTGTGGTAATACCGAAAAAAGTACTGCAGAGTGCAAAAACATCAATTATATTTCCCCATCTGCCTTTTATTTTATCTTTCAGTAAAGGATAAAAACAGCTTCGCAGAGATAGCGGTAGACGGTAGCGGTATGAAAAATAGGCGAGTGCCAAACCCACGAC
It includes:
- a CDS encoding BCCT family transporter gives rise to the protein MQLRTTLKKGITVPSLIFIVGICLISALFPEMMDALLTVVKGFIFVNLNWIYVWAVTIFVVFLVYIMTGKYGNIRLGRNDSKPDYSFFSWLSMLFAAGMGIGLMYFSVAEPMQHYSNPIFEGKAPVQRAQNAQLYTFFHWGVHAWAIYGVVGLALAYFSYRYRLPLSLRSCFYPLLKDKIKGRWGNIIDVFALCSTFFGITTTLGFGVVQINSGLVKMNILPETGFLYQAVIVAVLVSLSVLSAVSGLDKGVKLLSKINIIAVVILLLFVLIAGPTVYLVGSFTEGIGTYLNSFFSLTFNTHVYEEGTQTWFYDWTILYWAWWISWSPYVGLFIARISKGRTIREFVSAVLILPTLFNFIWMSVFGNTAIWLDMNGAEGALSAMASDADGLMFKFLEYLPFTELMSLFVILIILIFFVTSADSGIFVMNNIATKNARISPKWQTVGWGILLSVLALMLLNAGGLAALQSMTLITALPFSVIMLLFIVSLVKALMIDKNYYEKDFASTTVPWSGEHWKERLKQIVSFKDVASADQYIETTANDAFEDLLNEFKANGIDAKINADENPKQLEIEIRYDLINNFIYGVRSESKMVSEFLLNEENLPDAEENRVYFPKSYFGDNREGYDVKLFTKNELISDVLKHYERFIDIISEEKNTMFVSSDANHRFK
- the egtB gene encoding ergothioneine biosynthesis protein EgtB, translating into METTISAEKRGQDLTASERFTQVRNRSVDICRPLETEDYVVQPIVDVSPPKWHLGHTTWFFETFLLLPHFPDYKVFDEQYNFVFNSYYETIGARVIRTDRGNLSRPSVADVFKYREYVDGHMNDFLNSSFFKDELEALVQLGLNHEEQHQELLVTDIKYILGHNPLFPAYTNEQVREKRPEVSAEMIQIPEGVYDIGFKGEGFCFDNELGGHKVYLNDYEISTEPVTNREYLEFMIEGGYKDFRHWHAEGWDWVKMNSAHSPLYWHNVDGVWMNYTFNGLQEIDLSEPVCHISFFEASAFASWKGMRLPTEAEWEVASDHFDWGRRWEWTNSAYLPYPGFKKEAGAVGEYNGKFMVNQMVLRGASEATPPDHSRKTYRNFFPTGLQWQFTGIRLAK